The nucleotide window CACAATTACGGCAATGGTCAGCTTTTATTCCTTAAAATTTGAGAAAAAAATCCCGCAGGAAAAAGGCAATAGGCGACTTTTGTTGACCTTTTTCCCGGACTTTAATTTTTAACTAAGACAAAAAAATTATTCTATAATTAGTTCGGGTGCAGCAGGAACAAAGGGACTATTAACTAAAGCTTGGAACTTCGGTAAAACCTCATATTTTGCTACTTTCCATTTGGCATTGTCCCCGCTTAAAGTCATCACAACAGTGTTGCGAGATACTTTATCAACCGCAATGACTCGCTGTCCGTTCACTTTCCCTACTTGAGTTAGTTCTGCCAAGTTGGTTACTCCTATAGATTTTTCTAAATTCGTGATGCGATCTCGAATAGCTTGACAGCGACTTTCGGGAGTGTAAGCTCCTTTGGGATTATCAGAATCAAGAGTTCTGGTGAAAATCATTTTTGGCCCGTAGGTTTGCACTACCTCAGACTTAATGATAACAAAATCACTGTAGGGGTGAGTCGTTTCTTGTATGTCTTGTTCGACTAAAGCTACCTCTCCAGGTGCATTTTCTACACAAGCTAAAACGTGCCTTTCAATTATCTTTGATTCTGCTTTGGCACTCTGTACAACTCCGACTAATCCAATCGTTACTAAAGCACCGATAGCAGAAATTTTCAACAAATTATTCATGGTTGGGTACTTCCTTAATATATGTGTGAGGAACAGTAAAAACTGATGTTTCTTTTTTAGCCTTTCTAGAAATGACTTGTCATCCTTTTATTACTTTTATTTAACATTATTTATTATTTTTTAATATTTATTGATTTTTAGTTATTAGTCATTAATAATAACGGTTTTTCCTCATTCTCTTCCCGATCTCCCTGCGTAAATTCCCTAGTCTTCCTCTCCAAATTTTTCTCAAGTTAACTAGAGAATAACGAGAGAAGTAAAAAAGGTGAGTATAGCAGAAGTCACAAGTCAGAAACCCTCATGAAATCGTGGGTTTGAACCTCATACACTGTAACTCATGAATCTGAGAAAGGCTATATTACCCACCTAGATTCCTCAATAAAATTAATTTTAAATCAGGATTTTCCCGAAAAAATTTACTCAATTTTTAGCGGTTAAATTGCGACTAGGATCGCCTAAAAATACGTCTTTTAGGGAAGAATGAGTCATCGGGGGAATAATTGTCCAATGTTTAGCTAAACTTTGTAAAAGTTGATCTTGATCGGCTCGAAATTGAACAATATCACCTGACCCAGAATTCTGAATAGAAAACCAAACTAAACCCCGTTCTTTAGTCGGAATAACTCCAGCTAAAGCACTAACTTGGGCTAAAGTTCCGGTTTTCATCGCCACTCCTGGCGGTAAATTTCGCCATTGCATTGTTCCTTTTTTATCGAGTCCTGCTACTGGAAATAAATCATTTAACGTGATTTTAGGAGCATATCTTCTCTCAATTGTGATTAACATTTGTGTGACTGCTTGAGGAGTAATTTTATTTTCTACTCCCAACCCTGAGCCATTAATTAATTGAATCTCTCCTGGAGGAATCTTAGCCACTCTAGTCACAATTTCCATGACTTTTTGACTGCCTCCAACGGATTGAGCCAATATGTCCGACATCACATTGTTACTATAAATATTCATTTGTTTAAGCAATTCTAAAACGGTTAAAGATTGATGTCTTAGGAGTAATTGAGCCTCACTCGGAATAAGGGGAGAAACTTGTATCTCTCCAAGTATTTTTAATTGAGGACGAGGCGTATTAGGGGGAAGATTTTGATAGGATTCTTCCACGACAAAAGACCATAAACCCTCATTTAAACCCTGTTTAAGGAGTGCCCCAGAAACTTGGGGATCGGATTTAAAATTCATGACAAAATCCCCAGTAATAATTAAATTACCTTTAACTTGATTAATCCCTAATTGATTGAGGGTATTACCTAGAGCGATCGCTTCTTCCCAAACAAATAAAGGATCGCCATTGCCTTGTATAATTAAATCTCCCTGTAAAACTCCGTTTTGAATCGACCCTGTATGATAAATTCGAGTTTCAAAACGATGATCAGGCTTCCAAGTTTCCAGAGTTGCTAAAGTGGTGGCAATTTTAGTTAAAGAAGCAGCAGAAGCCGGAATTTGACTGCGATGATTCGCTAATTCTGCCCACTCCGATTGAATCCAGACCCCTTGAAGCTCAGTATTTATACCTTGACGTGATAATTTTTGTAAATAGTCAGCAACAATTTTTTCAACGGTCGGATCACCTTGAGTCGGCATAGCAAAAATGGCCTGTTGCTGCCAGTCCATCAAAGGCATAGTCTGTAATGGGTCAGACTGATGTCCGAAGAATTGTAAAAAAAAGCTAAGTAAACCTATACTAAGACTCTGTAGCATCTTTATCCTCCTCACGTCATCATTATTTTATAGATGGATGGTAGAATCTTTAAGGCTTCATATCACTTTAGGCAATGGCATCATCTCGCGCACGAATTGCAGTAGACGCTATGGGTGGCGATTACGCCCCCGATGAAATCATCGCTGGAGCGATCCGAGCTTCGGCAGAATTAGAAGTGGACGTGCTGTTAGTCGGAGATTCACACCGGATTGAATCTTATCTCCAGCAACACCATAAACCGATTAATGTAGAAATTATCCACGCCGAAGAGGTTATCGCTATGGACGAAGAACCTCTCAGTGCGATTCGACGTAAATCGAAAGCGTCGATCAATGTGGCGATGGACTTGGTCAAAGAAAAACGCGCTGATGCGGTTGTTTCAGCCGGCCATTCTGGGGCAGCTATGGCATCCGCTTTACTGCGTCTAGGTCGTTTAAAAGGGATTGACCGTCCCGCTATTGGGGCAGTTTTCCCGACTATTTTGGCCGGAAAATCAGTCATTGTTCTCGATGTTGGGGCTAATGTAGATAGTCGTCCCAAATATTTAGAACAATTTGCTTTAATGGGAACAATTTATAGTAAATATGTTTTGGGAATAGAAGAACCCAAAGTCGGTTTACTCAATATCGGGGAAGAATCTTCTAAAGGAAACGATTTAGCCCTGAGAACCTATCAACTATTAGAAGCGAATGAAAGTATTCCTTTTGTGGGCAATGCAGAGGGACGAGATGTTTTATCGGGTCACTTTGATGTCATTGTCTGTGATGGTTTTGTAGGAAATGTGCTGCTCAAATTTGCTGAGGCGGTTGGGGAGGTTATGCTACAAATCATCCGAGAAGAGTTACCCCAAGGTCTTCGGGGTCAACTGGGAACAGCATTATTAAAACCAAACCTCAAACGACTCAAACAGCGTATCGATCATGCAGAACATGGGGGCGGTTTACTGTTTGGTGTAGCCGGAGTTTGTATTATTAGTCATGGGAGTTCCCAAGCTCCTTCAATTTTTAATGCGATTCGCCTAGCTCAAGACGCGATCAATAATCAGGTTCTAGAGCGTATCCAGGCTTATAATGAGCAGCATCAACAAGAGAGTCAAAACAGTACAGAAACCGTAACCAGTGAACAGTAAACCGTAAAAATGAGTAGTTTATCTAACTGTAGAGATGTTGGAGGCAGCGTCTCTACAGTCGCTAGCAATTGATAGTTAAACAAGGGAGAAAAGGGTTGAAAGATATAGGGGCAGGAGTCATTATCACCGGCTGTGGTTCAGCAACACCCAGACAAATTCTAACGAATGATGACCTTTCTCAGATGGTCGACACTTCCGATGAGTGGATTAGACCCCGTACAGGCATAAAAACCAGACATCTAGCTTCAATAGACAATTCACTGGCTCAATTGGGAGCTAAAGCAGCTTCCGATGCCCTTTTAATGGCCGGATTGAAAGCGTCAGATATTGATCTAATTGTCTTGGCTACCTCTACGGCGGATGATCTATTTGGCAGTGCTTGTCAGATTCAAAGTTTACTGGGTGCGTCTAGGGCTGTGGCGTTTGATCTCACCGCCGCTTGTTCAGGATTTGTGTTTGGGCTGATTACTGTCGCCCAATTTATCCGTATGGGAGTTTATCGGAATGTACTTCTGATCGGAGGAGATATTCTCTCTCGTTGGGTAGATTGGTCGGATCGCAATACCTGTATTTTATTTGGCGATGGGGCGGGCGCTGTCGTCTGTCAAGGGAGTGACGAGGGCGATCGCTTATTCGGGTTTGAGATGTGTAGTGATGGGACTCTCAATAGTTATCTGAATTTACCCTATCAAGGCCAATCTAAACCCCTTGTTAATGAGTTATCTGTTGCTCAAGGGGGCTATCAATTGATTAGCATGAATGGACGAGAAGTTTATCGTTTTGCTGTGGCTAAAGTGCCCGAAGTGATAGAAAAAGCCTTATTCCGGGCTGAAATGGTGATAGAAGATCTCGATTGGTTGATTTTACATCAGGCGAATCAACGAATTATGGACGCGGTAGCCAGTCGTTTAAATATTCCCAATGAAAAAGTAATTAGTAATGTAGCCCACTATGGAAATACTTCGGCTGCGTCTATTCCCATTGCTTTAGATGAATCTGTCCGCAAGGGAAAAATTAAACCCGGAGATAGGGTGGCTATTTCTGGGTTTGGTGCTGGACTGACTTGGGGAGCAGCCATTTTTCAATGGGGGAAATAAGAGTGAACAGTGAACAGTGAACAGTGAACAGTGATAAGTTTTGACCACTAATAACTAATGACTAATGACTAACAACTAATGACTAATAACTAATGACTAATAACTAATGACTAATGACAAAATGACAAAAATAGCGTGGGTATTTCCAGGACAGGGTTCACAAACAGTAGGCATGGGGGTAGATTTACAAGATACCTCTATAGGTAAAGCTAAATTTGAATTAGCAGAAAAAATTTTAGGTTGGTCTATATTAGATAAATCTCAAGGCGCAGAAGAGGAATTATCTTTAACTCTGTATACTCAACCTTGTTTATACGTTATTGAGGCAATTTTAGCGGATTTATTGGTAGAAAAGGGACAGCTACCGGATTTAGTCTCCGGTCACAGTTTAGGGGAATATTCCGCCTTTTATGCGGCTAGAGTCTTTGATTTTGAAACCGGATTAACTCTCGTTAAGCGCCGAGCAGAACTGATGAATTCCGCTTCTGGGGGTAAAATGGTGGCCTTGATGAAATTCGATCGCCAACAGTTAGATCAACTTATTAGCAATAGTTCTGATGTGGTTTTGGCTAATGATAATAGTGAGCAACAGGTGGTTATTTCTGGAACTCCTGAAGCAGTGGATCAAATTTGCTCTCAAGTGAAGGCAAAACGAGCCGTTCCTTTAAAGGTAGGAGGCGCTTTTCATTCTCATTTCATGAGTTCTGCTTCTGAACAATTTCAGACGGTTTTAGAATCTGTTAATTTTACAGATGCTAAAGTTCCTGTGTTATCTAATATCGATCCTACTCCAGCGACTCAAGGAGAGGTTTTAAAAGGGCGTTTAATCGGACAAATGACGGGTTCTGTCCGTTGGCGGGAAATTATGGAACAATTGCCTTTACAAGCCATTAATCAGGTGATAGAAGTTGGCCCAGGTAAGGTGTTAACGGGTTTAATTAAACGGGAATGTCCGGATATAAGTTTAAGGAATGTGAGTAATTTTGAAGAGGTTAAAGTCATTTAAACCGGAATTCCTATCTGGCTAAACCAAGTATATTTGTCAAAATAACCCCGTTGAAAACGAATTTTATAATCAACAACTCCAACGGGTTTCCCGTCTTTTTCTCTCGAGCGAGTAAGGGTTGAGGGTCGCCCCTCTCCCCTCCTCTTAGAACCCCGCGTGACTATTACTAATCACGAGGATCAAGCTTTACTTCGAGCCTTTGACTTGGTTTTAGAGTGAACCTGTTTATGGCACGCGGCGTGCAAATGGACTAAATTTTCAGTGTCGTCTGAGCCACCATCTTTCAGAGGTTTCAAATGATGGGTTTCCATTAGTTCTC belongs to Gloeothece citriformis PCC 7424 and includes:
- the fabD gene encoding ACP S-malonyltransferase, producing the protein MTNDKMTKIAWVFPGQGSQTVGMGVDLQDTSIGKAKFELAEKILGWSILDKSQGAEEELSLTLYTQPCLYVIEAILADLLVEKGQLPDLVSGHSLGEYSAFYAARVFDFETGLTLVKRRAELMNSASGGKMVALMKFDRQQLDQLISNSSDVVLANDNSEQQVVISGTPEAVDQICSQVKAKRAVPLKVGGAFHSHFMSSASEQFQTVLESVNFTDAKVPVLSNIDPTPATQGEVLKGRLIGQMTGSVRWREIMEQLPLQAINQVIEVGPGKVLTGLIKRECPDISLRNVSNFEEVKVI
- a CDS encoding beta-ketoacyl-ACP synthase III, which encodes MKDIGAGVIITGCGSATPRQILTNDDLSQMVDTSDEWIRPRTGIKTRHLASIDNSLAQLGAKAASDALLMAGLKASDIDLIVLATSTADDLFGSACQIQSLLGASRAVAFDLTAACSGFVFGLITVAQFIRMGVYRNVLLIGGDILSRWVDWSDRNTCILFGDGAGAVVCQGSDEGDRLFGFEMCSDGTLNSYLNLPYQGQSKPLVNELSVAQGGYQLISMNGREVYRFAVAKVPEVIEKALFRAEMVIEDLDWLILHQANQRIMDAVASRLNIPNEKVISNVAHYGNTSAASIPIALDESVRKGKIKPGDRVAISGFGAGLTWGAAIFQWGK
- the plsX gene encoding phosphate acyltransferase PlsX, whose translation is MASSRARIAVDAMGGDYAPDEIIAGAIRASAELEVDVLLVGDSHRIESYLQQHHKPINVEIIHAEEVIAMDEEPLSAIRRKSKASINVAMDLVKEKRADAVVSAGHSGAAMASALLRLGRLKGIDRPAIGAVFPTILAGKSVIVLDVGANVDSRPKYLEQFALMGTIYSKYVLGIEEPKVGLLNIGEESSKGNDLALRTYQLLEANESIPFVGNAEGRDVLSGHFDVIVCDGFVGNVLLKFAEAVGEVMLQIIREELPQGLRGQLGTALLKPNLKRLKQRIDHAEHGGGLLFGVAGVCIISHGSSQAPSIFNAIRLAQDAINNQVLERIQAYNEQHQQESQNSTETVTSEQ
- a CDS encoding COP23 domain-containing protein, which produces MNNLLKISAIGALVTIGLVGVVQSAKAESKIIERHVLACVENAPGEVALVEQDIQETTHPYSDFVIIKSEVVQTYGPKMIFTRTLDSDNPKGAYTPESRCQAIRDRITNLEKSIGVTNLAELTQVGKVNGQRVIAVDKVSRNTVVMTLSGDNAKWKVAKYEVLPKFQALVNSPFVPAAPELIIE
- a CDS encoding HNH endonuclease, whose amino-acid sequence is METHHLKPLKDGGSDDTENLVHLHAACHKQVHSKTKSKARSKA
- a CDS encoding D-alanyl-D-alanine carboxypeptidase → MLQSLSIGLLSFFLQFFGHQSDPLQTMPLMDWQQQAIFAMPTQGDPTVEKIVADYLQKLSRQGINTELQGVWIQSEWAELANHRSQIPASAASLTKIATTLATLETWKPDHRFETRIYHTGSIQNGVLQGDLIIQGNGDPLFVWEEAIALGNTLNQLGINQVKGNLIITGDFVMNFKSDPQVSGALLKQGLNEGLWSFVVEESYQNLPPNTPRPQLKILGEIQVSPLIPSEAQLLLRHQSLTVLELLKQMNIYSNNVMSDILAQSVGGSQKVMEIVTRVAKIPPGEIQLINGSGLGVENKITPQAVTQMLITIERRYAPKITLNDLFPVAGLDKKGTMQWRNLPPGVAMKTGTLAQVSALAGVIPTKERGLVWFSIQNSGSGDIVQFRADQDQLLQSLAKHWTIIPPMTHSSLKDVFLGDPSRNLTAKN